Proteins co-encoded in one Echeneis naucrates chromosome 22, fEcheNa1.1, whole genome shotgun sequence genomic window:
- the fabp7a gene encoding fatty acid binding protein 7, brain, a → MVDAFCATWKLVDSHNFDDYMKALGVGFATRQVGNVTKPTVVISQDGEKIVVKTLSTFRNTEISSKLGEEFDETTPDDRHVKSTFTMQGDKLVQVQKWDGKETKFVREIKDGKMVMTLIYEGVQAVRTYEKA, encoded by the exons ATGGTGGATGCTTTCTGCGCTACGTGGAAACTGGTCGACAGCCACAACTTCGATGACTACATGAAGGCTCTTG GTGTTGGTTTTGCAACAAGACAAGTGGGAAATGTCACCAAACCAACAGTAGTGATCAGCCAAGACGGTGAGAAAATAGTGGTGAAAACTCTGAGCACcttcagaaacacagagatCTCGTCTAAACTGGGAGAGGAGTTTGATGAGACCACACCTGACGACCGACACGTCAAA tccACCTTCACCATGCAGGGAGACAAACTGGTGCAAGTGCAGAAATGGGATGGGAAAGAGACCAAATTCGTCAGAGAAATCAAGGATGGAAAGATGGTGATG ACTTTAATCTACGAAGGAGTTCAGGCAGTCCGCACGTATGAGAAAGCCTAA
- the usp40 gene encoding ubiquitin carboxyl-terminal hydrolase 40: protein MFGNLFEEDGEEGFSSTPSEGRLSKGGEEPPPVRGRSNLCGIKNQGGTCYLNSLLQTLLFTPEFREELFSLGPEELGWLEDKDKPGAKVRVIPLELQRLFARLLLVDQQSASTADLTDSFGWNSSEGTNQHDVQELNRILFSALEHSLVGTTGSTFIHRLYHGTIVNSIDCKECGNVSQRQEDFLDLTVCVCGMSSLEEALWTMFVEEELFEGNNLYRCAQCDRLVTAAKSAKLKKLPPFMTMSLLRFSFDYAKFERYKETGRYTFPLTINLRPFCEQADGDDCEYTYDLFSVIIHKGGCYGGHYHVYIRDIDHLGQWEPPEEDCKPKTQRKVKEEVKEVCEPKLQEDDPLSVLTAIISQDPSKSVLMDQLGQKLMDKIGSSWNKKFRKHYGPIGKFLQSHNDVFMLVSNGTRVGLKTNLPSPVTEPPGPAEQITYSDPPTASDQGAAEQKQRPAQRTEPETEGNHWFDLNDSTVTSIQESDIEKQFQGKESAYMLFYRKTQLHRPNEALNNAQYKVPSHLIQMALEENIKLQQIREKFEATSNTVELHLHLAPCYKLENGALQSSNKEHSESTTLTFDRRKTVGDLRLAIYQMQEFWEGDMALTVARSLPAGLHLYNTLTDDSVSLYSAGICTNSGLFVWNGREVCGSAILTGAEWEPVLLTVVRPFLGEDVEKGMGDGVDCEQGSGDFHDGGLGLKKEARGFAGGVTLGEVKEALGEPQESLLCQEHKGVKRGGQGAGEGGGASGWRVFPPDDMQRTLKELSLKDGDALLVLEPQSFDSSVFTLNGDVVTVTTPSDCRWLQVEFRPDQRPDGEEEEGRRKIKVPATGSMLLCEVKQRAIEELQLQKCPPGAQYCLRQVDCTGKLLPPVCEELSLRDAGVRLMTTLSLCLGNAPKASQLFLHFSVGTAPSAGLETDIIVEETCTVKECLKAMLDAAGLEGSCWHLRRLDWCEDVGEPLMDEDASLSELKISSGETLVVTEGQVPPKGFLKLSMWLHLDPKHTETDFNHTNNGHTEEQMPEVLTAVKKHSYSPPLCDRSMVDLRSIGPVEISDEATLEDLKTQVLTLPALQNVCIPTTAFMRVWQMEGKKLARILRGQQQTLRKLKLTSGTELCVQQLFKDEDLGPKEVLLNVKMGIPGERCYYPPEEMVWDATRDSSPRSLRTCLAAYYGLSPDSLLLAKHQPDKHMWEEISNWSQHVSKKKKKRRTESLLGAPFHLKDGDTIGIKNLLIDNNRDFFTLEDEQGQQRLREQAEKDRKSEEAAGSEGPGLQKKPGSTKPRKPEVGLSISVGEFR from the exons ATGTTTGGGAATCTTTTCGAAGAGGACGGGGAGGAAGGCTTCTCTTCCACCCCCTCCGAGGGGAGACTGTCAAAGGGGGGTGAAGAGCCACCCCCAGTCCGAGGGAGAAGCAATCTGTGCGGCATCAAGAACCAGGGAGGGACGTGCTACCTGAACTCGCTGCTCCAGACTCTGCTCTTCACACCGGAGTTCAGAG AGGAGCTGTTCAGTTTGGGGCCGGAGGAGTTGGGATGGTtggaagacaaagacaaaccagGGGCCAAA GTCAGAGTGATCCCACTGGAGCTCCAGAGGCTGTTTGCCCGTCTGTTGTTGGTGGACCAGCAGAGTGCCTCCACTGCTGACCTCACTGACAGCTTTGGCTGGAACAGCAGCGAG GGCACAAATCAGCATGATGTACAGGAGCTGAACAGAATTTTGTTCAGTGCGTTGGAGCACTCTCTTGTGGGAACGACTGGTAGTACATTTATTCACCGGCTGTACCATGGTACCATAGTCAACAGCATCGACTGCAAGGAGTGTGGAAATGTCAGCCAGAGACAG GAGGACTTCCTGGACCTgactgtgtgcgtttgtggCATGTCTAGCCTGGAGGAGGCTCTGTGGACTATGTTTGTGGAGGAGGAGTTGTTTGAGGGCAACAACTTGTACCGCTGTGCACAATGTGACAGGCTCGTCACAGCTGCCAAG TCTGCTAAGTTGAAGAAGCTTCCTCCATTCATGACCATGTCTCTGCTGAGATTCAGCTTTGACTACGCCAAATTTGAGCGATACAAGGAAACAGGACGCTACACTTTTCCACTTACCATCAACCTACGGCCATTTTGTGAACAG GCTGATGGAGACGACTGTGAATACACTTACGACCTGTTTTCTGTGATTATCCACAAGGGCGGCTGCTATGGTGGCCATTACCATGTTTATATCAGGGACATTGACCACCTTGGCCAGTGGGAGCCACCG gAGGAGGATTGCAAACCTAAAACTCAGAGGAAGGTCAAGGAGGAGGTCAAGGAAGTGTGTGAGCCAAAACTGCAAGAAGACGACCCATTGTCTGTCCTAACCGCTATAATTTCCCAG GATCCATCAAAAAGTGTCCTGATGGACCAGCTTGGCCAGAAACTCATGGATAAGATTGGTTCATCCTGGAACAAAAAATTTAGAAAACATTATGGACCCATAGGAAAG TTCCTGCAGTCCCACAATGATGTGTTCATGTTGGTGTCCAATGGTACCAGGGTTGGACTCAAGACAAACCTGCCAAGTCCAGTGACCGAGCCCCCTGGCCCAGCAGAGCAGATCACATACTCAGATCCACCAACTGCTTCAGACCAAGGAGCTGCCGAACAAAAGCAAAGACCAGCCCAGAGAACAGAGCCTGAAACAGAG GGCAACCATTGGTTTGACCTTAATGACTCCACAGTGACATCCATCCAGGAGTCTGACATAGAGAAGCAGTTCCAGGGCAAAGAGAGTGCATACATGCTGTtctacagaaaaacacagctgcaCAGGCCCAATGAGG CCCTGAACAATGCACAATATAAAGTTCCTTCTCACCTTATCCAGATGGCTCTGGAGGAGAACATTAAACTGCAACAGATTCG TGAGAAGTTTGAAGCCACCAGTAACACAGTGGAGCTGCATCTTCATCTGGCACCCTGTTACAAGCTGGAAAATGGAGCCCTGCAATCATCGAACAAAGAGCACAGCGAGAGCACCACCCTCACTTTTGATCGCAGAAAGACTGTAGGAGACCTGCGGTTAGCTATTTACCAG ATGCAGGAATTTTGGGAAGGGGATATGGCTTTGACTGTAGCCAGGAGTCTTCCGGCAGGCCTTCACCTTTATAATACTCTTACAG atGACAGTGTCTCCCTGTACAGTGCAGGGATTTGCACAAACTCAGGCTTATTTGTGTGGAATGGCAGAGAG GTGTGTGGTTCTGCTATCCTGACTGGAGCTGAGTGGGAGCCTGTGCTCCTTACTGTAGTCCGTCCCTTTTTGGGTGAAGATGTGGAGAAGGGCATGGGGGATGGGGTGGACTGTGAGCAGGGCAGCGGTGATTTTCACGATGGGGGGCTAGGACTTAAAAAGGAGGCGAGAGGGTTTGCGGGCGGCGTGACACTTGGGGAGGTGAAGGAGGCACTGGGGGAACCTCAAGAGAGTCTGCTGTGCCAGGAGCACAAGGGAGTAAAGAGAGGGGGTCAGGGGGCCggagagggaggaggtgcaAGTGGATGGAGGGTATTCCCACCCGATGACATGCAGCGCACACTAAAGGAGCTGTCGCTGAAAGATGGAGACGCACTGTTGGTGTTGGAGCCTCAGTCGTTCGACAGCAG TGTGTTCACGTTGAATGGGGACGTTGTCACTGTGACTACTCCATCTGACTGCCGCTGGCTCCAGGTGGAGTTTCGACCGGATCAACGACCTgatggggaggaagaagaagggaggaggaaaatTAAGGTTCCAGCCACAGGAAGTATG ctgctgtgtgaagtGAAACAGAGGGCCATTGAGGAGCTGCAGCTACAGAAGTGCCCCCCAG GTGCACAGTACTGTCTGAGGCAGGTGGACTGCACAGGGAAACTCcttcctccag TGTGTGAGGAGTTGAGTCTTCGGGATGCAGGGGTGCGACTCATGACCACACTCTCACTCTGTCTGGGAAATGCCCCCAAGGCATCACAG CTTTtcttgcatttctctgtgggcACAGCACCTTCTGCTGGCTTGGAGACTGACATAATTGTGGAGGAAACTTGCACTGTCAAAGAG TGTTTAAAGGCAATGCTGGATGCTGCTGGACTTGAGg GTTCCTGTTGGCACTTGAGGAGGCTGGATTGGTGTGAAGATGTTGGAGAGCCATTAATGGATGAA GAtgcttctctgtcagagctgAAGATAAGCAGTGGAGAGACATTAGTAGTCACAGAAGGACAAGTCCCTCCAAAG GGTTTTCTTAAGTTATCCATGTGGCTACATCTGGATCCCAAACACACGGAAACAGATTTTAACCACACTAACAATGGACACACTGAGGAGCAGATGCCAGAGGTTTTGACTGCAGTTAAAAAACATAGTtactctcctcctctttgtgaCAGAAGCATGGTGGACCTGAGAAGTATTGGACCGGTGGAGATCTCAGATGAGGCTACGTTGGAGGATCTCAAGACTCAG GTATTGACACTGCCCGCTCTTCAGAATGTATGCATCCCCACCACAGCCTTCATGCGTGTTTggcagatggagggaaagaagCTGGCACGAATCCTCAGAGGACAGCAACAAACACTCAG GAAATTGAAGCTTACCAGCGGTACAGAGCTTTGTGTGCAACAACTGTTTAAAGATGAAGATCTTGG GCCGAAGGAGGTGTTGCTGAATGTTAAGATGGGAATACCGGGGGAGAGATGCTACTACCCTCCAGAGGAGATGGTTTGGGATGCAACCCGAGATTCTTCCCCTCGCTCTCTACGTACTTGTCTGGCTGCATATTATGGCCTCTCTCCTGACTCTCTGCTTTTAGCCAAGCACCAGCCAGACAAACACATGTGGGAAGAAATATCCAACTGG AGCCAGCAcgtttccaaaaagaaaaagaagaggagaacagAATCACTACTGGGAGCACCATTCCACCTCAAAGATGGTGACACAATTGGCATCAAG aatcTTTTGATTGACAACAACAGGGACTTCTTCACCTTGGAGGATGAGCAGGGCcaacagagactgagagagcaagcagaaaaagacaggaaaag CGAGGAGGCTGCAGGCAGTGAAGGTCCTGGACTGCAGAAGAAGCCTGGGTCAACCAAACCCAGGAAGCCAGAGGTGGGATTATCAATCAGTGTTGGGGAATTCAGGTAG